Below is a genomic region from Terriglobales bacterium.
GCCCCGAATCATCGGCCAGCACCAGTTCTCCCGGAAGGTACCGGCTGTAGTGCTCGGCTTTTTTTCGCGCGTTGGCTTCGAACGTCGCGCCATCTTCCGCGACGGCGGAAAGGGAACTGAAGTGGGGAATCCCGACGACCTCAACACCCGCTGTCGCGGCCGCGCCCGCGAAATCGCGCAGCTTGCCCGGATTCGAGGTGGCGATCAGAACGCGCCGCATGTCGCCGGCAGGATACACGCAGCGGGTTGACGCCCGGAATCCGCCGGCGCAGAATGTCGGCCCGGTATGAATGGCCAGCCTGACCGCCTGGAAATCAATCTCCGTCAGATTCGCATCATCCACCTCGTCATGCTGCTTACGATTCCTTTGTATTTCGTCACGGCCGAGATGCTTGCGCCTCCGACGGCACGCGATGTGCGCGCCATACGCCAGGGGATCATCGTCATGGCCTTGCTGTTTTCTGGCGTCGCCGTCGTTGTTCGAAAGCGGATGCTCGATTCCGCTGTCGACATCCTCCGCCTGAAGCCGGACGATACACCTGCGCTGGTGCGCTGGCGCGCCGCGCATATTGTTACCTTCGCCTTGTGCGAATCGGTCGCCCTGTTCGGCCTCGTCCTGCGCTTCCTCGGGGCCACCACGCTCGAGGGCGCGCCCTTCTTCGCCGTCGCCTTCGTCCTGATGCTCGTCTTCCGGCCCGTGGCGCCCTAGGACGACGGCGTGTCACGCACCTTCAATCTCTGCTTGTTGGGTTTCGGCAACGTCGGCCGTGCCCTGGTCGAATTGCTCTTGGAGAAGCGCGCCGCCCTGGCCGCGGAATACGGCATCGAGTGGCGCATTACCGGCGTGGCTACGCGCCGCCTGGGCTGGATCGCCTCGCCGGCCGGCCTTGACCCTAAAGTGTTACTTGAAGGTGTGGTTCCGCCTCCTTCGCTGTGCGCCCGCCCCGCCGGCCTTCGCGAATGGTTGCGCGCCGCGCAGGCCGATGTTCTGTTCGAGAACACCTCGCTCGATTTCGAGACCGGCGAGCCGGGCATTTCCCATCTGCGCGCTGCTCTGGAGCACGGCGCCCATGCCATCACCGCCAACAAGGGACCCGTGGTCCACGCTTACGAAGAACTCTCGCGACTGGCCGACAGCCAGGGCCGCCGCTTCCTGTTTGAATCCACGGTCATGGACGGTGTGCCCATCTTTTCGATGTTTCGCGAGTCCCTCCCCCTTGTCGACGTCATCGGCTTTCGCGGAGTGCTCAACTCCACCACCAACGTCATCCTCGGCGGCATGGAGGCAGGGAAGAGCTTTGCCGACGCGTTACGTGACGCCCAGGCCGCTGGCGTGGCCGAAACCGACCCCGCCGCTGACATCGACGGCTGGGACGCCGCCGTCAAAGTCGCTGCGCTGGTCACCGTGCTGATGAAGCATCCCCTCAAGCCGCAGCAGGTGGAGCGCCAGGGCATCCGCGCTTTGACCGGCGACGCCGTCCGCTCCGCGCTCGCCACGGGACGGAGATACAAACTGATATGCGCGGCAGAACGCTCCGGGAGCCACCTTCGCGCCTATGTCCGGCCGGAGGAACTGCCGCCGACCGACGCCCTCGCGCGCGTCGAAGGCACGTCCTCCGCCATCACTTTCTACACCGACGTCTTTCCCGCACTGACTCTGTTCGAAGAGAACCCCGGCCCCAAGGCTACCGCCTACGGTCTTCTGGCCGATTTCATCATTGCCGTACGGCAGCCATGATCCGAACACACCGAGCACACGCGTAGGGGTGGGACGGTGCCCCATGTCTGCGCGATGTTGTTTCGCGCAGACGTGGGGTAACTCGACGAATTCGCCTTTCGGTGGCCATTCCCGAATTGGCCGCATCCCGCGCGCCCCTGCTACCATCCCATGCTTCGATGATCGAGGCCCTGATCCGCCGTGTGCTGGCGCTTTCCCCGCAGGTCCGCTATGTAGCCGTCTACTGGGATGGCGTTCTGCAGTCGCGCGAGCGGGAGGGCCTTTCCGATGCCACTTCCAGTGAATCTGACCGCTATGAGGAATTACTCGTCAACCCCACGCTGCTGAAGCTCGCCACGCAGCGCGGCAATATCGATTGCGGCGGCCTGCGCTTCCTGATCGTGGGCTACGGCAATTTCTATCAGATCGTGGGCGCGCTCCCGCGCGGCCATCTCTCGGTTGCGGTCGAACTTTCCGCGGACCCCATACGGGTTGCGAGCCAGTTGCAAAAGGTCGTGGAAGAGACGATGCCATGAATCCCGCAGAAGAATTCCGCTCCTTGACCACGCCGCTGGTTGCCGATGCCTGCGTTCGCCTGCTGGGCGATGTTCGCGTTGCGCCTGCGGGACTGCGTGCGCTCCTGCCCGGCTCCACCCTCGCCGGCCCGTCGCTGTATGTGAAGCACTACGGCAGCGTAGACGTGTTTCTGGAGGCTTGCGACCGATGCCGGCCCGGCGATGTGCTGGTGGTCGACAACGACGGCCGCCTCGACGAAGGCTGCCTCGGCGATCTCTCCGCTCTCGAGGCCAGGGCGGCGGGATTCTCCGGCATCTTCATTTGGGGGGCGCATCGCGACACTGCGGACCTGGTGCGCATCGCTCTGCCGCTGTTCAGTTACGGCTCCTGTCCCGCCGGGCCTGTGCGCTCGGAAGCCGAACTCGTGGCCGGCCCCGGTCCGCGCTCCACCTCACTCCGCGTCGAAGACGGCGACTGGGTCTTTGCCGATGCCGACGGCGCGGTGTTCGTCGCCGGCGCGCGCATCGAAGACGTGATGCGACTCGCCCGCCAGA
It encodes:
- a CDS encoding RraA family protein, giving the protein MNPAEEFRSLTTPLVADACVRLLGDVRVAPAGLRALLPGSTLAGPSLYVKHYGSVDVFLEACDRCRPGDVLVVDNDGRLDEGCLGDLSALEARAAGFSGIFIWGAHRDTADLVRIALPLFSYGSCPAGPVRSEAELVAGPGPRSTSLRVEDGDWVFADADGAVFVAGARIEDVMRLARQIYETEREQARLASTGVTLRRQFQWDAYLAKRAADPAYTLRKHLRTVGRAIEE